The Arthrobacter russicus genome has a segment encoding these proteins:
- the mobF gene encoding MobF family relaxase, giving the protein MTIRVMSSGRGYEYLLKSVVAGDGDRDMGTALTRYYTETGSPPGLWLGAGLTSLDTGQGPALADGDQVTEEQLARLLGDGVHPVTGAPLGLRYPRLQPPRERIATRVAKLDASLTGGHRDEAIDRIRAEELAKKPRTAVAGFDLTFSPPKSLSAIWGVADAGTQSLIAQAHHAAMRDTLAHLEQRVAATRVGHGGIARMPVVGVIATAFDHYDSRAADPQLHTHLVVSNKVQGEDGHWRSLDSRTLHRATVALSASYNAFLTDHTARLLDVVWVPVDRGKDRNTGWEIEGVPAGLLAEFSRRTTGGGDDGAGIAEATQRLIDDFVAEYGRTPSRTTVAKLRQQATLETRPEKDPHSLAELTAQWRERATAVLGEDATTWAAHLLARGAGQVRLRADDLNAGQVESIAAVVLMEVANRRATWGRWNLHAEAMRQLMGLRFVSTRDRITALDQIVQHAEAHSLRLTPDYDRPVPDTYMRTDGTNRFQPADQIAYSSQDILDAETRLLQHAEAEDAPRLTARLVSRHVTRKIGGVALAPDQAAAITAIAGSGLTLDLLVGPAGAGKTTALRALHRAWTAAHGRDSVIGLAPSAAAAEVLGDSLGVRAENTAKFLWEHGIGRWSLQAGQLVLIDEASLAGTLALDRITAHAAEVGAKVVLIGDWAQLSAIETGGAFGMLVRHRHGVPELTDVRRFTNEWEKTASLALRRGEPGVLDVYDEQGRLHGGGLDQMLDVLYAAWQEDRAAGLSTLMIAGNGEAVAELNQRARADLIDAGHVDAEGVLLHDGTTAGVGDLVVTRLNDRTLSTGRSWVKNGDRWHVAHRYDDGSLAVRRVGKGDGPHGKALVLPAGYVADEVELGYAATAHRAQGSTVDTAHALIDPEKASRELFYVAMTRGRARNEAYVIQPDPHEVEPHLDPPEEKTVTGHLARVLARSDADPSATETLAREVDRHASLATLLDEFDLLAREARAERWAVLLDVAPFPEDVADDVFTSPYYEHLEGALARHEAAGHDVNATLTSLAPTISLGEEQADPAARLATALDSATMNLAAGRGKRPRRVAGLIPIPDAPAPDDVQAALDARRVLIEIAARRSAQHALRSAEAWTSKLRPPSDQRAQNAWLERVATVALYRSRYEIAGSAPLGNPKDITKAQQAAEYRIAYAALRRAQSRSERATHTMPHRQQPQASPSRSL; this is encoded by the coding sequence ATGACGATCCGCGTGATGTCGTCCGGTCGCGGCTACGAGTATCTCCTCAAGTCGGTCGTCGCGGGCGACGGAGACCGCGACATGGGCACCGCCCTGACCCGCTATTACACCGAGACGGGTAGCCCGCCGGGCCTTTGGCTCGGCGCCGGGCTCACGAGTCTGGACACTGGACAGGGCCCAGCTCTCGCAGATGGTGATCAGGTGACCGAGGAACAGCTCGCACGCCTCCTGGGTGACGGCGTTCATCCGGTGACCGGCGCGCCGCTGGGGTTGCGGTATCCGCGGCTGCAACCCCCGCGCGAGCGCATCGCAACCCGGGTTGCGAAGCTCGACGCATCGCTCACTGGCGGGCACCGAGACGAAGCGATCGACCGCATCCGCGCGGAGGAGCTGGCGAAGAAGCCTCGCACCGCGGTTGCGGGGTTCGATCTGACGTTCTCGCCGCCGAAGTCGCTGAGCGCGATCTGGGGTGTCGCCGACGCGGGCACGCAGTCGCTGATCGCCCAGGCTCATCATGCCGCGATGCGCGACACGCTCGCGCATCTCGAGCAGCGGGTCGCCGCGACTCGGGTCGGGCATGGCGGGATCGCCCGCATGCCGGTGGTCGGCGTCATCGCGACGGCATTCGATCACTACGACTCCCGCGCCGCCGACCCACAGCTGCACACGCACCTGGTCGTGTCGAACAAGGTGCAGGGCGAGGACGGGCACTGGCGGTCGCTGGACTCCCGGACACTGCACCGAGCCACGGTGGCGCTGTCGGCGTCGTACAACGCGTTCCTCACCGATCACACCGCCCGGCTACTGGACGTGGTGTGGGTGCCGGTGGACCGCGGGAAGGACCGCAACACCGGCTGGGAGATCGAGGGCGTCCCGGCCGGGTTGCTCGCAGAGTTCTCCCGCCGCACAACCGGCGGCGGCGATGACGGCGCGGGGATCGCGGAGGCCACGCAACGGCTGATCGACGATTTCGTCGCCGAGTACGGGCGCACCCCGTCGCGCACGACGGTGGCGAAGCTGCGGCAGCAAGCGACGCTGGAGACACGGCCGGAGAAGGATCCGCACTCGCTCGCCGAGCTGACCGCGCAGTGGCGCGAGCGGGCGACCGCCGTGCTCGGCGAAGACGCCACCACCTGGGCTGCACATCTCCTCGCCCGCGGGGCCGGACAGGTGCGCCTGCGGGCCGATGATCTGAATGCTGGGCAGGTGGAGAGCATCGCGGCGGTAGTGCTCATGGAGGTCGCGAACCGGCGGGCGACCTGGGGACGCTGGAACCTGCACGCCGAAGCGATGCGGCAGCTGATGGGTCTGCGCTTCGTCTCTACCCGCGATCGGATCACCGCTCTCGACCAGATCGTGCAGCACGCCGAGGCGCATTCCCTGCGACTCACCCCCGACTACGACCGACCCGTGCCCGACACGTACATGCGCACGGACGGGACGAACCGGTTCCAGCCGGCCGATCAGATCGCGTACTCGAGTCAGGACATCCTCGACGCCGAGACACGGCTCCTCCAGCACGCTGAGGCCGAGGACGCGCCGCGGCTCACGGCGCGTCTCGTCTCCCGGCACGTGACCCGCAAGATCGGCGGAGTGGCCCTTGCCCCGGATCAGGCGGCGGCGATCACGGCGATCGCGGGCTCCGGTCTCACTCTCGATCTGCTCGTCGGACCGGCCGGCGCGGGGAAGACGACTGCGCTGCGCGCACTGCACAGGGCGTGGACGGCCGCGCACGGTAGGGACTCCGTGATCGGGCTGGCGCCTTCGGCCGCTGCTGCCGAGGTTCTCGGCGACAGCTTGGGGGTGCGGGCAGAGAACACGGCGAAGTTCCTCTGGGAGCACGGCATAGGCCGTTGGAGCCTTCAGGCCGGGCAGCTCGTGCTGATCGACGAGGCGTCCCTCGCGGGCACGCTGGCGCTGGATCGCATCACCGCGCACGCGGCAGAGGTCGGGGCGAAGGTCGTGCTGATCGGCGACTGGGCGCAGCTGTCAGCGATCGAGACCGGTGGCGCGTTCGGGATGCTCGTACGCCACCGCCACGGCGTGCCCGAGCTGACCGATGTGCGCCGTTTCACCAACGAGTGGGAGAAGACCGCCAGCCTCGCGCTGCGCCGTGGCGAGCCCGGCGTGCTGGACGTCTACGACGAGCAGGGCCGGCTGCACGGCGGCGGGCTCGACCAGATGCTCGACGTCCTCTACGCCGCGTGGCAGGAAGACCGCGCGGCGGGCCTGTCCACGCTGATGATCGCCGGGAACGGTGAAGCCGTCGCGGAACTGAACCAGCGCGCCCGCGCCGACCTCATAGACGCCGGTCACGTCGACGCCGAGGGAGTGCTCCTTCACGATGGGACGACAGCGGGAGTCGGGGATCTCGTCGTCACCCGCCTCAACGACCGCACTCTCTCTACAGGGCGGTCATGGGTGAAGAACGGCGACAGATGGCACGTCGCCCACCGCTACGACGATGGCTCATTGGCCGTCCGCCGCGTCGGGAAAGGCGATGGCCCCCACGGAAAAGCGCTCGTACTGCCGGCCGGGTACGTCGCCGACGAGGTGGAGCTCGGATACGCGGCGACCGCGCATCGGGCGCAGGGCTCCACCGTGGACACCGCGCACGCGCTCATCGACCCCGAGAAGGCATCCCGAGAACTGTTCTACGTCGCGATGACCCGCGGCCGAGCACGCAACGAGGCGTATGTGATCCAGCCCGACCCGCATGAGGTCGAGCCACACCTTGACCCGCCGGAGGAGAAGACCGTCACCGGACACCTCGCGCGGGTGCTGGCACGCAGCGACGCTGACCCGTCCGCCACCGAGACTCTCGCCCGCGAAGTCGACCGGCACGCATCCCTCGCGACGCTGCTGGACGAATTCGACCTCCTGGCCCGCGAAGCACGCGCCGAACGCTGGGCCGTGCTTCTCGATGTCGCGCCGTTCCCGGAGGACGTCGCTGACGACGTGTTCACCAGCCCCTACTACGAGCACCTTGAAGGGGCCCTTGCCCGGCATGAGGCCGCGGGCCACGATGTGAACGCCACCCTGACGTCCCTCGCACCGACGATCAGCCTCGGAGAAGAGCAAGCCGACCCGGCAGCACGCCTCGCCACAGCACTGGACTCAGCGACGATGAACCTCGCCGCAGGGCGAGGCAAGCGGCCCCGTCGCGTCGCCGGGCTCATCCCCATCCCCGATGCCCCGGCGCCGGACGATGTGCAGGCAGCGCTCGACGCGCGCCGCGTCCTCATCGAAATCGCCGCACGGCGAAGCGCGCAGCATGCGCTGCGCTCCGCCGAGGCGTGGACGAGCAAGCTCCGGCCGCCCAGCGATCAGCGTGCCCAGAACGCATGGCTCGAACGGGTCGCGACCGTGGCGCTCTACCGGAGCCGATACGAGATCGCCGGGTCCGCGCCATTGGGGAACCCGAAGGACATCACCAAGGCCCAACAGGCCGCCGAGTACCGGATCGCATACGCCGCGCTGCGCCGTGCACAGTCTCGCTCCGAACGCGCAACTCACACGATGCCGCACCGGCAGCAACCACAGGCCAGCCCATCGCGGAGCCTGTGA
- a CDS encoding ArsR/SmtB family transcription factor — MVQMTAESEDRAIAGAVDVFRTLAEGTRIRIILALAQHPESSVGQLASRVGRPAPAVSQHLNRLQRSGMVRRRRDGQRMLYHLVDEHAADLANTALHYAAVHLEDRPTHHAQTR; from the coding sequence ATGGTTCAGATGACGGCGGAAAGTGAGGATCGCGCGATCGCGGGAGCCGTGGATGTTTTCCGTACTCTCGCCGAGGGGACACGGATCCGGATCATCCTTGCACTCGCGCAACACCCCGAGAGTTCAGTTGGCCAGCTCGCGAGCCGAGTGGGTCGGCCCGCGCCGGCGGTTTCCCAGCATCTGAACCGGCTGCAGCGGAGCGGGATGGTCCGCCGTCGGCGAGATGGTCAACGCATGCTCTATCACCTCGTCGATGAACACGCCGCAGACCTCGCCAACACCGCACTGCACTACGCGGCGGTGCATCTGGAGGATCGGCCGACGCATCACGCACAGACCCGATAG
- a CDS encoding FMN-binding protein produces the protein MKARTPTTLFVSVAGIALMGAVAGCAPNATSGSSASGAASPSASAETSGTSSAGSYQDGTYSADGNYVSPNGQEKIGVTLTLSSGVVSDLKLTPYPSNPSTEKFQGEFINGVNAIVVGKPIDELQVSKVSGSSLTSGGFNAAIDQIKKEATN, from the coding sequence ATGAAAGCCAGAACCCCTACGACCTTGTTCGTATCGGTCGCCGGAATCGCCCTCATGGGAGCGGTCGCCGGTTGTGCTCCGAACGCCACGAGCGGCAGCTCCGCCAGCGGCGCCGCCTCGCCGAGCGCCTCAGCCGAAACCAGCGGTACCAGTTCGGCCGGCAGCTACCAAGACGGCACCTACAGCGCCGACGGGAATTACGTTTCGCCCAATGGCCAGGAAAAAATCGGCGTCACCCTGACGTTGAGCTCGGGTGTGGTTTCCGACCTCAAGCTCACCCCCTACCCGAGCAACCCGTCCACCGAGAAGTTCCAGGGCGAATTCATCAACGGCGTGAACGCGATCGTCGTCGGCAAACCCATCGACGAACTCCAGGTCAGCAAAGTCTCGGGATCTTCGCTCACCAGCGGCGGGTTCAATGCCGCGATCGACCAGATCAAGAAAGAAGCCACGAACTGA
- a CDS encoding FAD:protein FMN transferase yields the protein MGTQWQIDTIEQLSASARASIAAVVEDYDRGFSRFRSDSAVRRAALPGQHELPGPAAQLEPLYRSLYRLTSGAMTPLVAESLEHLGYGAEYSLRPGPGFHAAPAWSDAIDWRGTSLQTKLPVVLDLGGAGKGQLVDLIGDELAALGIPGSVIDASGDLRVRGLPAERVALEHPYAPEQAIGVVELVSGALCGSASNRRAWGDGLHHVLDGATGKPVQTVVASWAMAESAMLADGLATALFFVDHDVLATEFDFASVRVFSDGRAETSANFNGEIFQ from the coding sequence ATCGGCACGCAATGGCAGATCGACACCATCGAGCAGCTCTCCGCATCCGCCCGGGCATCGATCGCCGCGGTGGTCGAAGACTACGATCGCGGGTTCTCGCGATTCCGCAGCGATTCGGCGGTCCGCCGGGCCGCGCTGCCCGGGCAGCACGAGCTGCCCGGGCCAGCGGCGCAGTTGGAACCCCTGTACCGCAGCCTCTACCGGCTGACTTCGGGTGCGATGACGCCCTTGGTCGCCGAATCACTCGAGCACCTAGGCTACGGCGCGGAATATTCGTTGCGGCCCGGGCCCGGGTTCCACGCCGCGCCTGCCTGGTCCGACGCCATCGACTGGCGGGGCACTTCATTACAGACGAAACTTCCAGTGGTCCTCGACCTGGGCGGCGCCGGCAAAGGGCAATTGGTCGATTTGATCGGCGATGAACTCGCGGCACTCGGGATCCCGGGTTCGGTGATCGACGCGAGCGGGGATTTGCGGGTCCGCGGTTTGCCCGCCGAACGGGTCGCATTGGAACACCCCTATGCTCCGGAGCAGGCGATCGGCGTCGTCGAATTGGTGTCCGGAGCGTTGTGCGGTTCGGCTTCGAACCGGCGCGCCTGGGGTGACGGGCTGCACCATGTACTCGATGGAGCCACCGGGAAACCCGTGCAGACCGTGGTTGCGAGCTGGGCCATGGCCGAGTCCGCGATGCTCGCCGACGGCTTGGCCACGGCGTTGTTCTTCGTCGACCACGACGTGCTGGCCACGGAATTCGATTTCGCCAGTGTCCGGGTATTCTCAGACGGCCGTGCCGAAACCTCGGCCAACTTCAACGGGGAGATTTTTCAATGA
- a CDS encoding TrlF family AAA-like ATPase has protein sequence MVKNVIPAADDHHGARWIRAALQVNPFGYVGNPSPSKTYADEATYNAALIAEFQAQKIELIAVTDHWNASSASQLIADAEAAGIAALPGFEANTSEGIHLLVMFERGTSTEQVTAAIGACGLTPGAAKGTTTKSYGDILTDMCARGALVIPAHANVANAGLLSRAKGDSLAEMIKHRELLAIGITPSVAELGDQAKILKGTKPYDRRHPLVAIHADDICDPATLASPGASTWFKMSTPSLLGLRHAVKTPETRVSTTDPSSTSRVLLREIAWDGGYLDGQKLHLAEDLTALIGGRGTGKSTAIESLRYVLEIPPIGEASSKDHKEMVKNVLGAGTVISLVVDVVSPSPARFTIERTTNSPAIVRDSSGTQTNQRPRDIVGNLEIFGQHELAELAQDKDLMAELVARVAGRPASPAERDDVLKDLADNRDALAKHERDREALETELADIPRLSESMEAFDKTDLAAKLDQKTRLDKDGAVLTDASERVQTVENLVSEWGIEAVVEELRAELADVKDSPRKTTLEQLAPVLGQLATALEQATSSVQAAIADTKTQIEATRQSWESTTKTESNGVSAVLRELVEQGHKPDEYLTLQANLNRLTKRAEKRTVFEKAYKKLTGERTKLLRSLADIDKQIANQLKDAIKASNAATTGAVIVKPIASPDRSHIKAVISHHFTTQRGQVFAAIDRDDFNVATFVTAARSGLDALTGLSITGAQAKAIVDTGEPLFRELEEQSVGLAVEVQLNVASKGAPVEWRRLEDLSKGQRATALLLLLLGASMSPLVIDQPEDDLDNRFVYDGVVQKLRSLKGTRQLIVSTHNANVPVLGDAELVVTLEADGQHGRTATDGVGSLDNPKVRKYAEDLLEGGRTAFDARKRLYDF, from the coding sequence ATGGTGAAGAACGTCATACCCGCAGCTGATGATCACCATGGCGCCCGCTGGATTCGCGCAGCCCTCCAGGTGAACCCCTTCGGTTACGTCGGCAACCCATCCCCCTCCAAGACCTACGCGGATGAAGCAACGTACAACGCCGCCTTGATCGCCGAGTTTCAGGCGCAGAAGATTGAGTTGATAGCGGTCACCGATCACTGGAATGCCAGCAGCGCGTCCCAGCTGATTGCCGACGCGGAAGCTGCCGGCATCGCGGCGCTCCCGGGCTTCGAGGCAAACACGTCTGAGGGCATCCACCTGCTGGTTATGTTCGAGCGCGGCACCTCAACTGAGCAGGTCACTGCCGCGATCGGTGCATGCGGTTTGACGCCCGGAGCCGCGAAGGGCACGACGACGAAGTCGTACGGCGATATCCTGACCGACATGTGTGCCCGCGGCGCGTTGGTGATCCCGGCGCACGCCAACGTCGCCAACGCTGGACTGCTGAGTCGAGCGAAGGGTGACTCGCTCGCCGAGATGATCAAGCACCGCGAACTGCTGGCTATTGGCATCACGCCATCTGTCGCTGAACTGGGTGACCAGGCCAAGATCCTCAAAGGGACCAAGCCCTACGATCGCCGCCATCCGCTGGTGGCGATCCATGCCGACGACATCTGCGACCCGGCGACGCTCGCCTCTCCCGGTGCGAGCACCTGGTTCAAGATGAGTACCCCCAGCCTGTTGGGGCTCCGTCATGCAGTTAAGACGCCGGAGACCCGAGTGAGCACGACCGATCCATCATCGACTTCTCGTGTTCTGCTTCGCGAGATCGCTTGGGACGGCGGCTACCTCGACGGTCAGAAGCTCCACCTTGCGGAGGATCTCACGGCCCTCATCGGCGGACGTGGAACCGGAAAATCCACCGCTATCGAGAGTCTCCGGTACGTGCTGGAGATCCCGCCCATCGGCGAAGCATCCAGCAAAGACCACAAGGAGATGGTCAAGAACGTGCTTGGCGCGGGAACGGTCATCTCGCTCGTCGTCGACGTGGTGTCACCTAGCCCGGCGCGTTTTACTATCGAACGCACAACGAACAGCCCGGCGATCGTTCGTGACTCCAGCGGCACGCAGACGAACCAGCGCCCACGCGACATCGTCGGTAACCTCGAGATCTTCGGTCAGCACGAATTGGCCGAGCTCGCTCAGGACAAAGACCTGATGGCTGAGCTTGTCGCACGCGTCGCCGGCAGGCCAGCGTCGCCTGCCGAGCGAGACGACGTCCTAAAGGATCTGGCGGATAACCGTGATGCACTCGCCAAGCACGAACGAGACCGGGAGGCGCTTGAGACCGAACTCGCGGACATCCCCCGCCTCTCCGAAAGCATGGAAGCGTTCGACAAGACCGATCTTGCGGCGAAGCTTGACCAGAAGACTCGATTGGACAAGGATGGCGCCGTCCTGACTGATGCCTCCGAACGGGTGCAAACCGTTGAGAATCTGGTGAGCGAGTGGGGTATCGAAGCGGTTGTCGAGGAGCTTCGCGCCGAGCTGGCCGACGTCAAGGACTCCCCCCGCAAGACGACTCTGGAGCAACTCGCTCCGGTACTCGGGCAACTCGCCACTGCTCTTGAGCAGGCAACCTCATCCGTGCAGGCCGCCATTGCTGACACCAAGACGCAGATCGAGGCGACCAGGCAGTCGTGGGAGTCTACGACAAAGACCGAGAGCAACGGTGTCTCTGCGGTGCTGCGCGAACTGGTCGAGCAAGGACACAAGCCAGATGAGTACCTGACTCTGCAGGCCAACCTCAATCGGCTCACAAAACGTGCCGAGAAGCGAACCGTCTTCGAGAAGGCGTACAAGAAGCTGACCGGCGAGAGAACGAAGTTGCTTCGCTCGCTGGCTGACATTGACAAGCAGATCGCGAACCAACTCAAGGACGCCATCAAGGCATCCAACGCCGCTACGACGGGAGCTGTGATTGTTAAGCCGATCGCATCACCCGATCGCAGCCATATCAAGGCCGTGATCTCCCACCACTTCACAACCCAGCGCGGCCAGGTGTTCGCCGCCATCGATCGCGATGACTTCAATGTGGCGACGTTCGTAACTGCCGCGCGGTCGGGGTTGGACGCGCTAACGGGGCTGAGCATCACTGGCGCACAAGCGAAGGCCATCGTGGACACCGGAGAACCGTTGTTCAGAGAACTGGAAGAGCAGTCAGTCGGCCTCGCTGTCGAGGTGCAACTCAACGTTGCCTCCAAGGGTGCGCCGGTGGAGTGGCGCCGCCTTGAGGATCTCTCAAAAGGCCAGCGAGCGACTGCACTGTTGCTGCTCTTACTCGGCGCATCAATGAGTCCGCTTGTCATCGACCAACCAGAAGATGACCTCGACAACCGATTCGTATACGACGGCGTCGTTCAAAAGCTGCGATCCCTCAAAGGCACCCGACAGCTAATTGTGAGCACGCACAACGCGAACGTGCCCGTCCTGGGCGACGCCGAGTTGGTCGTAACTCTCGAAGCTGACGGTCAGCACGGCCGCACAGCGACCGACGGCGTCGGATCGCTCGACAACCCGAAGGTGCGAAAGTACGCCGAAGACCTGTTGGAAGGTGGACGCACGGCATTCGATGCCCGTAAGCGCCTGTACGACTTCTAG
- the hisD gene encoding histidinol dehydrogenase: protein MTHAFGSVAVRVIGFRGSSATRDEVRRAVPRAVVDLAGAIPAASSTIADVRRDGFPAVAELAARFDRVEQQMLRVPAEALAEASSALAPELRGALEEVIERTRRFASSQLPAPVVVGFEGDAQVSLNWFPIERAGVYVPGGKAVYPSSVVMNVVPAQVAGVRSIALASPPQVEHGGLPHPTILATAAMLGIDEVYAIGGAQAVAALAYGIEDPAQERRVQPVDLITGPGNVYVAAAKRLVRDTVAVDMEAGATEVMILADSLADPMLIAADMICQAEHDEYAAAVLVTDSTSLALAVQTELDRQVAFTPHADRVRAALTGQQSAIVIVDDIEHGIEVCDAYAPEHLEIHCDDADGVAGHVRNAGAIFIGASTPVSLGDYCAGSNHVLPTGGTATFSSGLTVHTFLRAVQTVRYPAAALSHVRETVRVLSAAEDLPAHGAALEARFAHSRTNIQQG, encoded by the coding sequence ATGACTCACGCGTTCGGAAGTGTTGCTGTGCGCGTGATCGGTTTTCGTGGAAGCTCTGCCACCCGGGATGAGGTGCGCCGTGCCGTGCCGCGCGCGGTCGTGGATTTGGCGGGGGCGATTCCTGCGGCGTCTTCGACCATTGCTGACGTGCGACGCGACGGGTTTCCTGCAGTTGCGGAGCTCGCTGCCCGATTCGATCGGGTTGAGCAACAGATGCTGCGGGTGCCGGCGGAGGCTTTGGCGGAAGCATCCTCCGCGCTTGCGCCGGAGCTTCGTGGTGCGTTGGAGGAGGTGATCGAGCGGACCCGTCGGTTCGCGAGCTCACAGTTACCCGCCCCGGTCGTGGTGGGCTTCGAAGGGGACGCCCAAGTGTCGTTGAACTGGTTCCCCATCGAGCGGGCTGGTGTATACGTTCCTGGAGGGAAGGCGGTGTACCCGTCGTCCGTGGTGATGAACGTGGTTCCCGCTCAAGTCGCCGGTGTGCGCTCGATCGCGTTGGCGAGCCCCCCGCAGGTCGAACACGGCGGTTTGCCACACCCGACGATCCTCGCGACGGCGGCGATGCTGGGCATCGACGAGGTCTATGCCATCGGGGGCGCCCAGGCGGTCGCTGCTCTCGCGTACGGCATCGAGGACCCGGCGCAAGAACGTCGCGTCCAGCCGGTGGATCTGATCACGGGGCCTGGGAATGTGTACGTCGCGGCCGCGAAGCGTCTGGTCCGCGACACGGTCGCGGTGGACATGGAGGCCGGCGCGACAGAGGTGATGATCCTGGCGGACTCGCTCGCCGACCCGATGCTGATTGCTGCCGACATGATCTGCCAGGCCGAGCACGACGAGTACGCCGCCGCCGTCTTGGTCACCGATTCCACCTCCCTGGCCCTTGCCGTGCAGACGGAACTGGATCGACAGGTCGCCTTCACGCCCCATGCGGATCGGGTGCGGGCTGCTCTGACGGGTCAGCAGTCGGCGATCGTGATCGTCGACGACATCGAGCACGGCATCGAGGTCTGCGATGCATACGCCCCTGAGCATCTCGAGATCCATTGCGACGACGCTGACGGGGTGGCCGGGCATGTGCGTAACGCTGGCGCGATCTTCATCGGCGCGTCCACGCCGGTGAGTCTTGGGGACTACTGCGCCGGCTCCAACCATGTACTGCCCACCGGAGGCACGGCCACGTTCTCCTCCGGACTCACGGTGCACACGTTCCTACGGGCGGTGCAGACCGTGCGCTACCCGGCCGCTGCCCTCAGCCACGTGCGGGAGACGGTGCGCGTGCTCAGCGCCGCGGAGGATCTCCCCGCGCACGGCGCGGCCTTGGAGGCCCGCTTTGCCCACTCCCGGACGAACATCCAGCAAGGCTGA
- a CDS encoding FAD-dependent oxidoreductase, with translation MRSWLDTQLGRFTMYRLVLVVLAVLAGYAAVLDLLGWISFGIAAIGLSLVVSLSVTVAVSWLTAKLFRAHTHLESSLITGLLLFFLFTPSTSARPLTVLAIAAAIAGASKFLFAVRGRHLFNPAAIGALLVSFLGPGLVSTERASWWVATPAMLWLVLPAILLVLFRTSKLVFAGIFLLVSSSIIVARLLGSGFYEPAAAFALPFTSYPGLFLVGFMLSEPLTLPPRRWQQWGLAGIVAVLFSVPFALPPVYSSPELALVVGNLIAFALGQRRGLRLTYLGAKALTPSSKEFSFTLPRPARFKAGQYMELSLPHRGSDGRGIRRVFSLTSDPHDGGKVAFGLRLSEPSSSFKRELNSLSPGTVVSATGVWGDFVLPRGHAPLLFLAAGVGITPFMSHLRSVQKHSSETRDVVLVYTVNSVEEFGYRDELARLCAAEGVRLVTFCPDDPQLGEHLGSGYPEAEVPKCTTGS, from the coding sequence ATGAGATCCTGGCTGGACACCCAATTGGGCCGCTTCACCATGTACCGGCTGGTGCTGGTGGTGCTGGCCGTGCTCGCCGGCTATGCGGCGGTCCTGGACCTGCTCGGCTGGATCAGCTTCGGCATCGCCGCGATCGGACTCAGCCTCGTGGTCAGCCTGTCGGTCACGGTGGCCGTGAGTTGGCTGACAGCCAAGCTCTTCCGGGCCCATACCCACCTGGAATCAAGCCTGATCACCGGGCTGCTGCTGTTTTTCCTGTTCACCCCCAGCACCAGCGCTCGGCCGCTCACCGTCTTGGCGATCGCCGCCGCCATCGCCGGAGCATCCAAGTTCCTGTTCGCAGTACGCGGCCGGCACCTGTTCAATCCGGCCGCAATCGGCGCACTGCTGGTCTCGTTCCTGGGGCCGGGCCTGGTCAGCACCGAACGGGCGAGTTGGTGGGTGGCCACGCCGGCCATGCTCTGGCTCGTGCTGCCGGCGATCCTCCTGGTGCTCTTCCGCACCTCGAAACTGGTCTTCGCCGGAATCTTCCTGCTGGTGTCCAGCAGCATCATCGTCGCCCGCCTGCTCGGCTCCGGGTTCTACGAGCCCGCGGCCGCGTTTGCGCTGCCATTCACGTCCTATCCCGGGTTGTTCCTGGTCGGCTTCATGCTTTCCGAACCGTTGACGCTGCCCCCGCGGCGCTGGCAGCAATGGGGGCTGGCGGGGATCGTCGCCGTATTGTTCTCGGTCCCGTTCGCACTGCCCCCGGTCTATTCCTCCCCGGAGCTCGCCCTGGTCGTGGGCAATCTCATCGCGTTCGCGCTCGGCCAGCGGCGCGGCCTCCGCTTGACCTACCTCGGGGCCAAGGCGTTGACCCCGAGCAGCAAGGAGTTCAGCTTCACGCTGCCCCGTCCGGCCCGGTTCAAGGCCGGCCAGTACATGGAACTCTCCCTGCCGCACCGCGGATCAGACGGGCGGGGCATCCGCCGGGTGTTCAGCCTCACCTCGGACCCGCACGACGGCGGCAAGGTCGCCTTCGGCCTGCGGCTCTCCGAACCGTCCAGCAGCTTCAAACGCGAATTGAATTCGTTGTCCCCGGGAACCGTGGTCTCCGCCACCGGGGTGTGGGGCGATTTCGTGCTGCCGCGCGGTCATGCGCCGCTGTTGTTCCTGGCCGCCGGCGTAGGCATCACACCGTTCATGAGCCATTTGCGTTCCGTGCAGAAGCACAGTTCCGAAACCCGTGACGTGGTCCTGGTGTACACCGTCAACTCGGTCGAAGAATTCGGCTACCGGGACGAACTGGCCCGGTTGTGCGCAGCCGAGGGCGTCCGACTCGTGACCTTCTGCCCGGACGATCCGCAGCTCGGTGAACACCTGGGTTCCGGGTACCCGGAAGCGGAAGTTCCCAAATGCACCACAGGCTCCTGA